The Congregibacter litoralis KT71 genome contains a region encoding:
- a CDS encoding YcgL domain-containing protein produces MVPCRLLRSPRKEGMYLFVKREEGLERVPEALLSMFGDPESALVFALEPSRKLALADTVTGLAALESEGYYVQMPPGKRESASEPPEQSLTTKGETDAH; encoded by the coding sequence ATGGTGCCGTGCAGACTGCTTCGTAGCCCCCGCAAAGAGGGTATGTATCTGTTTGTGAAACGCGAAGAGGGACTGGAGCGCGTGCCCGAGGCCCTTCTGTCGATGTTCGGCGATCCGGAGTCCGCACTGGTTTTCGCTCTGGAGCCCTCGCGTAAGCTCGCGCTGGCCGATACGGTCACGGGACTGGCAGCGCTGGAGTCCGAGGGGTATTACGTGCAAATGCCACCGGGGAAGAGGGAGTCTGCATCAGAGCCGCCGGAGCAGAGCCTCACGACAAAGGGAGAAACCGATGCTCACTGA
- a CDS encoding APC family permease → MTDAIEHPKTLRQRDLVLFTVSAILLPDILTSSASAGVSSIAWWLLLGLLFFFPMGLISAELGCSYPEQGGIYTWIRNAFGGRWASRVTYCYWVNMALWLPSMFILFAGVANRLFDLEASLTIQIGIAIAITWLTVAANVVALKIGKWIPNIGAISKFLLFGALIAGTWRFLSSHEVANAMTVETLTPSWGDGLQFIPAIIYGMLGFELASAGSAEMRNPRRDVPRAILWSGMIVLLLSVLGTFAVLATIPVAGINIVEGVIDVLALAFAGSAAGDALVLFLGVCFLFGIYSSCAAWSMGANRAAAEAAMEKELPAWFGIELPGNGSPVGAAALTGTVSTLALLSYGFMSGSNEDLFWSLFAFSSVLFMLPYLGMVLAFLRMRSVDGEHPRPFRVPGGRPGAWMSAMLCGSILIIAIALFMVTPGEGPQWAVIIGVVAALLLGELLVRTAEQSAGSSV, encoded by the coding sequence ATGACCGACGCTATCGAGCATCCCAAAACGCTGCGCCAGCGCGACCTCGTGCTGTTTACCGTATCGGCGATCCTCCTGCCCGACATCCTCACCTCTTCCGCGTCCGCGGGCGTCTCGAGCATCGCGTGGTGGCTGCTTCTGGGTTTGCTGTTTTTTTTCCCTATGGGCCTGATCAGCGCGGAGCTGGGTTGCAGCTACCCGGAACAGGGCGGCATCTACACCTGGATTCGCAATGCTTTCGGCGGCCGATGGGCCTCAAGGGTTACCTACTGCTACTGGGTGAATATGGCGCTGTGGCTGCCTTCCATGTTTATTCTCTTTGCCGGTGTGGCCAACCGCCTCTTTGACCTCGAGGCCTCCCTGACGATACAGATCGGCATTGCCATCGCCATCACCTGGCTCACGGTGGCGGCCAATGTGGTGGCCCTGAAGATCGGCAAATGGATTCCCAATATCGGTGCCATCTCAAAGTTTTTGCTGTTCGGGGCCCTGATTGCCGGTACCTGGCGCTTCCTTTCCTCCCACGAAGTAGCAAATGCCATGACCGTGGAGACCCTCACGCCAAGCTGGGGTGACGGGCTGCAGTTTATCCCCGCGATTATCTACGGCATGCTGGGTTTTGAGCTGGCAAGCGCCGGATCGGCAGAAATGCGCAACCCCCGGCGCGACGTTCCCCGGGCCATTCTCTGGTCCGGCATGATCGTATTGCTACTGTCAGTGCTCGGCACCTTTGCCGTACTAGCCACCATTCCCGTCGCCGGTATCAATATTGTAGAGGGCGTGATTGATGTCCTGGCGCTTGCCTTCGCGGGCTCTGCCGCTGGGGACGCTCTGGTGCTATTCCTCGGTGTCTGCTTCCTCTTTGGCATCTACTCCAGCTGTGCCGCCTGGTCCATGGGGGCGAATCGCGCCGCGGCAGAAGCGGCCATGGAGAAGGAGCTCCCCGCGTGGTTTGGCATCGAATTGCCGGGCAATGGCTCACCCGTCGGTGCCGCAGCCCTTACGGGCACAGTGAGCACCCTCGCCCTGCTGAGCTACGGCTTTATGTCCGGCAGCAATGAGGATCTGTTCTGGTCGCTGTTCGCCTTCAGCTCCGTGCTGTTTATGCTGCCCTACCTGGGCATGGTTTTGGCATTCCTTCGCATGCGCAGCGTGGATGGCGAGCACCCCCGACCCTTTCGGGTCCCGGGAGGTCGTCCGGGCGCCTGGATGAGCGCCATGCTCTGTGGATCGATTCTCATCATCGCTATCGCACTGTTTATGGTGACGCCCGGGGAGGGCCCCCAGTGGGCGGTGATCATCGGCGTCGTGGCAGCACTGCTGCTGGGGGAGCTCCTGGTGCGGACCGCGGAACAATCCGCAGGCTCTTCCGTCTAA
- a CDS encoding chalcone isomerase family protein yields MSNASASRETKSPRKRAGLVALIMLTAAAVANELAVNKAAAATMQQTAEERELNLEKVGEARLKFLLWSVYDSRLYTPTGQYQNGIRPLKLEIEYLLDVKADALVERTQTEWNKMGRNHPRQDEWRQKLGSIWTDINSGDVISLELDQENRSTFRRNGELLGHIEDPEFGQEFVDIWLSEDCTHPEVRQALLGQS; encoded by the coding sequence ATGTCTAACGCCAGCGCATCCAGGGAAACTAAGAGCCCCCGCAAACGTGCGGGGCTTGTTGCTTTAATCATGCTCACCGCTGCCGCGGTTGCTAACGAGCTTGCCGTGAACAAGGCGGCCGCCGCCACGATGCAGCAGACCGCCGAAGAACGGGAGCTGAACCTTGAAAAAGTGGGCGAAGCGCGGCTGAAATTTCTTCTCTGGTCCGTCTACGACTCCCGTCTCTATACACCCACGGGGCAGTATCAAAACGGCATCCGTCCCCTGAAGCTGGAGATTGAGTACCTCCTCGATGTCAAAGCTGATGCCCTCGTGGAGCGGACGCAGACCGAGTGGAACAAGATGGGACGCAATCACCCGCGGCAGGATGAGTGGCGTCAGAAGCTGGGCAGTATCTGGACAGACATCAACTCCGGAGACGTAATCAGCCTTGAACTGGACCAGGAAAATCGCAGCACCTTCCGTCGTAATGGCGAGCTTTTAGGGCACATAGAGGATCCGGAATTCGGTCAGGAGTTTGTGGATATCTGGCTGTCGGAAGACTGCACCCACCCGGAAGTTCGCCAGGCTCTCCTCGGCCAGAGCTAG
- a CDS encoding glycerol-3-phosphate dehydrogenase/oxidase: protein MSTALRDKNLENLDGQEYDVLIVGGGINGAVSAAALAGKGVRVALVDRGDFASGVSSNSSNLAWGGIKYLESREFLLVNKLCRSRNELMRAYPATVKEIRFFTTIQRGFRFWSFFVFLGSVLYWLMGRCKTRAPRYLSPRAIKKLEPEINTSNAAGGLEYSDCYLYDNDARFVFSFIRRALDLGCVAANYVSLDEAQPRDGGWDCRLRDCESQQSYALRAKVVINACGPWVDAMNTMIGVETEYRHLFSKGIHLIVDRVTDSRRVLTFFASDGRLFFLIPMGPKTCIGTTDTAVSDPAVGVTAEDRQFVLDNVNELIDLREPIRPEDVIAERVGVRPLAVTGSQGATDWVQLSRKHEIEINEGLSQISIFGGKLTDCLNVGEEIVAAVESLGITLPKPKASWYGEPRGSVKALFMQQASQLGLDEMTDPGSSEPLSERFWRRYGEAAFQLLDRIRERPESVELLIEHAEYTRCEIELTARREMVVRLEDFMRRRSKIEQVVRVEDIRSAPGLAEASRILFGAQAEERLEEYLSALF from the coding sequence GTGTCCACCGCCCTGCGCGATAAAAATCTCGAAAATCTCGATGGCCAGGAGTACGACGTCCTTATCGTCGGGGGCGGCATCAACGGCGCTGTCTCCGCCGCGGCCCTGGCGGGGAAGGGTGTGCGCGTGGCACTGGTGGACCGCGGAGACTTCGCCAGCGGCGTGAGCTCCAACTCCAGCAATCTGGCCTGGGGTGGCATCAAGTACCTCGAGAGCCGCGAGTTTTTACTGGTGAACAAGCTCTGTCGTTCGCGCAATGAGCTCATGCGCGCCTATCCGGCTACGGTCAAAGAAATCCGCTTCTTCACCACGATTCAGCGGGGATTTCGCTTCTGGTCGTTTTTTGTGTTTTTAGGCAGCGTGCTCTACTGGCTCATGGGGCGCTGCAAAACCCGTGCTCCCCGCTATCTTTCGCCCCGGGCGATCAAAAAACTGGAACCGGAAATCAACACCAGTAACGCCGCGGGGGGGCTGGAGTATTCCGACTGCTATCTCTACGACAACGATGCGCGTTTCGTTTTCAGTTTTATTCGCCGGGCCCTGGATCTGGGCTGTGTTGCAGCCAACTATGTGAGTCTTGACGAGGCCCAGCCCCGCGACGGCGGCTGGGATTGTCGCCTGCGCGATTGCGAGAGCCAGCAGAGTTACGCCTTACGCGCCAAAGTCGTAATCAATGCCTGTGGTCCCTGGGTGGACGCCATGAATACCATGATTGGCGTGGAGACCGAGTATCGTCACCTGTTCTCCAAGGGCATTCATCTGATCGTTGACCGGGTAACGGATAGCCGGCGGGTGCTGACCTTTTTTGCCAGCGATGGTCGTTTGTTTTTTCTGATCCCCATGGGGCCAAAGACCTGTATTGGTACCACCGATACCGCGGTCAGTGACCCTGCCGTGGGCGTCACGGCGGAGGACCGGCAGTTCGTGCTCGACAACGTCAACGAGCTTATCGATCTGCGCGAACCCATCCGCCCGGAGGATGTGATCGCCGAGCGAGTGGGGGTTCGTCCCCTCGCGGTAACGGGTTCCCAGGGCGCAACGGACTGGGTGCAGCTATCGCGGAAACATGAAATTGAGATCAATGAGGGTCTGTCCCAGATCAGTATCTTTGGCGGCAAGCTGACGGACTGCCTGAACGTGGGGGAGGAAATTGTTGCCGCGGTGGAATCTCTGGGTATCACCCTGCCCAAACCCAAGGCTTCCTGGTACGGGGAGCCCCGTGGCTCGGTGAAGGCGCTGTTCATGCAGCAGGCGAGTCAGCTGGGTCTGGATGAAATGACCGATCCGGGATCGTCCGAGCCCCTGAGCGAACGGTTCTGGCGACGTTACGGAGAAGCCGCATTTCAGCTTCTGGATCGCATCCGGGAAAGACCCGAGAGCGTCGAGCTGCTGATTGAACACGCAGAGTACACCCGGTGTGAGATCGAGCTTACCGCCCGTCGCGAAATGGTCGTGCGTCTGGAGGACTTTATGCGCCGGCGCTCAAAAATAGAGCAGGTGGTCCGCGTTGAGGATATACGCAGTGCGCCGGGACTCGCGGAGGCCAGCCGCATTCTCTTCGGCGCTCAGGCCGAAGAGCGCCTCGAGGAGTATCTCTCGGCTCTTTTCTAG
- a CDS encoding MBL fold metallo-hydrolase yields MDQETQESYRGLDYPWGRGVNPEPGEPRRIADGVYWARFAMPMSLDHINLWLLEDGDGWTIVDTCLNLPDAREVWEGLFEGFMGGKPVKRVICTHMHPDHVGLAGWICEKHGCDLWMSRAEYLMCRSLVSDTGREAPEVAVDFYRGAGYTEEQLEKYKKRFGFFGKAVSTLPDRYRRLVDLETLNIGGRYWQIMEGSGHSPEHLCLYCPALKLFISGDQVLPRITPNVSVFPTEPEGDPLKYWLRSGARLRERLPEDLLVLPSHEAPFYGLHVRLTQILEAHKEDLSALFKLLAEPRRAVDCFPALFKRDIGEGSLGLATGETLAHLNCLLGRRRIRRHCDEHGVNWYVQDPDAVDLDED; encoded by the coding sequence ATGGATCAAGAAACACAGGAAAGCTATCGCGGCCTCGATTACCCCTGGGGTCGCGGGGTCAACCCCGAGCCCGGCGAGCCCCGGCGCATTGCTGACGGGGTCTACTGGGCGCGGTTTGCCATGCCCATGTCCCTGGATCACATCAACCTCTGGCTTTTGGAGGATGGCGATGGCTGGACCATCGTCGACACCTGCCTGAACCTTCCCGATGCCCGGGAAGTCTGGGAAGGACTTTTTGAAGGCTTTATGGGCGGAAAACCCGTAAAGCGGGTGATTTGCACGCACATGCACCCGGATCACGTGGGCCTCGCCGGATGGATCTGCGAAAAGCACGGCTGCGATCTCTGGATGTCCCGCGCCGAATACCTTATGTGTCGCTCTCTCGTATCCGACACCGGTCGCGAGGCGCCCGAGGTCGCTGTGGACTTCTACCGCGGGGCGGGCTACACCGAGGAACAGCTGGAGAAGTACAAGAAACGCTTCGGATTTTTTGGCAAAGCTGTCTCCACTTTACCCGACCGCTATCGACGCCTGGTGGATCTGGAGACTCTGAACATCGGGGGCCGGTACTGGCAGATCATGGAAGGCAGCGGCCACTCGCCGGAGCACCTCTGCCTCTACTGTCCGGCCCTCAAGCTGTTTATCTCCGGTGACCAGGTGCTGCCGCGCATCACCCCCAATGTGTCCGTGTTCCCCACGGAGCCCGAGGGTGACCCCCTCAAATACTGGCTGCGCTCCGGTGCCCGGCTGCGGGAGCGTCTTCCTGAAGATCTGCTGGTGCTCCCCTCCCATGAGGCCCCGTTTTACGGGCTCCACGTGCGCCTGACACAGATTCTTGAAGCCCATAAAGAAGACCTGAGCGCGCTGTTTAAATTGCTCGCCGAGCCCCGACGGGCCGTGGACTGTTTTCCGGCGCTATTCAAACGGGACATTGGTGAGGGCTCCCTGGGACTCGCCACGGGAGAAACCCTCGCCCACCTGAATTGCCTCCTGGGCCGCCGGCGCATCCGCCGCCACTGCGACGAGCACGGTGTGAACTGGTATGTGCAGGACCCGGACGCTGTCGACCTGGATGAGGACTGA
- a CDS encoding alpha/beta hydrolase: MLQRLKVGLFRRYYRFSARQAWHAPDVHSSPGFLELPTSAGPLRGHLYRGEQSSERPLVIYFHGGGWVIGDLQTHHAYCQALCDASGATLIAVDYRLAPEHRFPTAQDDCLAAATAIAERLSDFGPNNGSIVLAGDSAGGQLSLCTALAAEKVLREAIVGMILTYPVVDHYTRPSPSYLDCARGQALTSDIMRWFWDSYLGDTDPEDPGTQRAFPIRSTALSTLPPALLCTAGRDPLRDEGMAMADALRDAGVAVEQEHYPDSEHGFACSLGPTEDYKAWLARCASWIAERPPSS, encoded by the coding sequence ATGCTGCAGCGACTCAAAGTCGGTTTATTCCGCAGGTATTACCGCTTTAGTGCCCGCCAGGCCTGGCACGCTCCCGACGTACACAGCTCTCCGGGCTTCCTCGAACTGCCAACGTCCGCCGGCCCTCTCCGGGGGCATCTCTATCGCGGAGAACAGAGTAGCGAGCGTCCCCTGGTGATTTACTTCCATGGTGGCGGCTGGGTCATTGGCGATCTCCAGACCCATCATGCCTACTGTCAGGCCCTTTGCGATGCGTCCGGTGCCACGCTTATCGCCGTGGATTATCGTCTGGCCCCGGAGCACCGGTTCCCCACCGCCCAGGATGATTGCCTGGCTGCCGCGACCGCCATCGCTGAGCGCCTATCGGATTTTGGTCCGAACAATGGCTCGATTGTTCTGGCGGGAGACAGTGCCGGTGGCCAGCTGTCCCTGTGCACAGCCCTCGCCGCAGAGAAGGTCCTCCGGGAGGCCATCGTGGGAATGATACTCACCTACCCCGTGGTGGATCACTACACGCGACCGTCACCCTCCTACCTTGACTGCGCCCGGGGACAGGCCCTGACCAGCGATATCATGCGCTGGTTCTGGGATAGCTATCTCGGTGATACGGACCCCGAGGACCCAGGAACCCAGCGCGCCTTCCCGATTCGAAGTACGGCACTGAGTACACTACCGCCGGCCCTTCTGTGCACCGCCGGGCGAGACCCCCTTCGCGATGAGGGCATGGCGATGGCCGACGCCCTGCGGGATGCGGGCGTCGCCGTGGAACAGGAACACTACCCCGATTCAGAACACGGCTTTGCCTGCTCCCTGGGTCCGACGGAAGATTACAAAGCCTGGCTTGCCCGCTGTGCGAGCTGGATCGCCGAGCGTCCTCCGTCCTCCTAG
- a CDS encoding iron-containing alcohol dehydrogenase: MNKIKNKLLFILAKILTASAPGGTYLAFAGAGSAAQLCGHIRRSGFKRVLVVTDTVLRDLGIVDKALEGFKDSDVDIAFYDGVQPDPTFDQGAAGLAILKDHGSDAVLAIGGGSSIDCAKLIAATATSDEDPRDWIGFAKVKHEVMPLFAIPTTAGTGSEATMGAVISDSATHEKGVISGAGLGMGATALDPDLQMGMPPAITAATGMDALTHAIEAYICRWDRGTRKENAERAIRIIFANLERAYTQGDDAEARESMALASYYAGIAINQVNVGTVHAIAHQLGGKYQIPHGLANAMVLPHVLDYCAVEAEDSLAELAQLIGVATAGQSAREQARAFIDAVVSLRDAVGIPATSEKINSADFDYLTGLAVAEATGYFAPRLLDEAGCKEILAKISA; this comes from the coding sequence ATGAATAAAATCAAGAACAAACTGCTTTTCATTCTAGCCAAGATTCTCACGGCGTCGGCACCGGGGGGCACCTATCTGGCCTTCGCGGGTGCAGGCAGCGCGGCGCAGCTTTGCGGGCATATTCGCCGCTCGGGGTTCAAGCGTGTGCTGGTGGTCACCGACACCGTGCTCAGAGATCTCGGGATCGTGGATAAGGCTCTCGAGGGATTCAAGGACTCCGACGTGGACATCGCTTTTTATGACGGTGTTCAACCTGATCCTACCTTTGACCAGGGCGCAGCAGGTCTGGCGATACTGAAGGACCACGGCAGCGACGCCGTGCTTGCCATCGGCGGTGGCTCTTCTATTGACTGCGCCAAACTGATCGCGGCCACGGCAACCAGCGATGAGGATCCGCGTGATTGGATAGGCTTTGCCAAGGTCAAGCACGAGGTGATGCCGCTTTTTGCCATTCCCACCACGGCGGGTACCGGCTCCGAGGCCACCATGGGCGCGGTCATTTCTGACTCTGCGACCCATGAAAAGGGGGTGATTTCCGGAGCGGGACTGGGCATGGGGGCCACGGCTCTGGACCCCGATCTACAGATGGGTATGCCGCCGGCGATTACCGCGGCGACAGGGATGGATGCCCTGACCCACGCCATTGAAGCCTATATCTGCCGCTGGGATCGGGGCACGCGTAAGGAGAATGCCGAGCGCGCCATCCGAATTATTTTTGCGAATCTCGAGCGCGCCTATACCCAGGGCGATGATGCCGAGGCCCGAGAGTCCATGGCCCTGGCGTCCTATTACGCGGGTATCGCGATCAATCAGGTCAATGTGGGCACGGTGCACGCCATCGCTCATCAGCTCGGGGGTAAGTACCAGATTCCCCATGGTCTGGCGAACGCCATGGTGCTGCCTCATGTTCTCGATTATTGCGCTGTCGAGGCCGAAGATTCTCTGGCGGAGCTGGCGCAGCTTATTGGTGTTGCTACGGCGGGGCAGAGTGCCAGAGAGCAGGCGCGGGCGTTTATCGATGCGGTGGTGAGCCTTCGGGATGCCGTGGGTATTCCTGCCACCTCAGAGAAGATCAACAGCGCAGACTTTGACTACCTCACGGGTCTGGCGGTGGCGGAGGCCACGGGCTACTTCGCACCCAGGCTCCTCGACGAGGCGGGCTGCAAGGAGATACTTGCAAAGATCAGCGCCTAG
- a CDS encoding NAD(P)H-quinone oxidoreductase gives MTDITRRFVHIDESDRSLSLQEDQAPVPGADEVLIEVAAAGLNRADLLQWKGLYPPPPDASPIMGLEVAGTVVACGEAVNEFRPGDEVCALTHGGGYASHAIAPRGQTLAVPAAFELHEAAALPEALLTVWHNVFQRAGLKAGENVLIHGGASGIGTLGVGICKAMGATVFSTAGSEEKCRRVEALGASKAFNYKKEDFVEGLDALGLKGRIAVILDMVGGDYIERNFEVAAPEGRIVNIAFLRGFKADVNFLPLLLKRLTLTGSTLRAQSETQKAQMVREIREELFEHLDKGSIQAVIDREFPLAQAQEALEYMESGVHMGKILLRP, from the coding sequence ATGACAGACATCACACGCCGGTTTGTACATATCGATGAAAGCGATCGTAGCCTGTCCCTTCAGGAGGATCAGGCCCCCGTACCCGGCGCCGACGAAGTCCTTATTGAAGTGGCAGCCGCGGGTCTTAATCGCGCAGACCTCCTTCAATGGAAGGGTCTTTACCCCCCGCCACCCGATGCATCGCCCATCATGGGGCTTGAGGTCGCTGGCACCGTGGTGGCCTGCGGTGAGGCCGTCAATGAATTCCGGCCCGGGGACGAGGTCTGCGCCCTCACCCACGGCGGTGGCTACGCAAGCCACGCCATCGCCCCCCGGGGGCAGACCCTGGCCGTGCCCGCAGCCTTCGAGCTCCACGAGGCAGCGGCGTTGCCCGAAGCGCTGCTGACGGTCTGGCATAACGTGTTTCAGCGCGCGGGATTAAAAGCGGGTGAGAACGTGCTTATTCACGGCGGCGCCAGCGGCATCGGCACCCTGGGTGTCGGTATCTGCAAGGCCATGGGCGCCACGGTTTTCAGCACCGCAGGCAGCGAGGAGAAATGTCGCCGCGTCGAAGCCCTCGGCGCAAGCAAAGCGTTCAATTACAAGAAGGAGGATTTCGTCGAGGGGCTTGATGCCCTGGGTCTCAAGGGCAGGATCGCGGTGATTCTGGACATGGTAGGGGGCGACTATATCGAACGCAATTTCGAGGTCGCTGCACCGGAAGGGCGCATCGTGAACATTGCTTTCTTGCGGGGTTTCAAGGCTGACGTCAATTTTCTTCCCCTGCTACTCAAGCGCCTCACACTCACGGGCTCCACCCTGCGGGCCCAGTCTGAGACGCAGAAGGCACAGATGGTTCGCGAGATTCGCGAGGAACTTTTCGAACACCTGGACAAGGGATCGATCCAAGCGGTGATTGACCGGGAGTTCCCCCTGGCTCAGGCTCAGGAAGCTCTGGAGTACATGGAATCCGGGGTGCACATGGGTAAGATTCTCCTGCGACCCTGA